Proteins encoded by one window of Arachis hypogaea cultivar Tifrunner chromosome 1, arahy.Tifrunner.gnm2.J5K5, whole genome shotgun sequence:
- the LOC112707476 gene encoding kinesin-like protein KIN-12C isoform X3 encodes MVSFELVQENLFRVAGVSMVENCLSGYNSCIFAYGQTGSGKTYTMMGEIKETDGNLTDDSGITPRVFDYLFTRIKVEEDSTREYKMKYSCKCSFLEIYNEQITDLLEPSSTNLQLREDLKKGVYVENLTEHSVETVNDVLRLLIQGAASRKVATTRMNCESSRSHSVFTCIIESRWEKDSMMHFRFARLNLVDLAGSERQKSSGADSERLKEAANINKSLSTLGLVIMSLVDLAHGKPRHVPYRDSRLTFLLQDSLGGNSKTMIIANVSPSICSAHETLSTLKFAQRAKLIQNNAKVNEDASGDINALQWQIQQLKSQLSLLMKNKNFPTPLSNLVPNSKSCSRSESSEGYDSLGKCVTAGQKMLLSNKEIKSMKAALVGALRREKNAEAAVQNLKAEIECLNSLARQREEDARQSLVMLRHCEEKIKNLELLVDDKLSAEKYLIEENKALKERNQLLQESVDRNTEASRLSLENDRLLQQLQQFESFYEHGERERLLAELSELRDQLLIANQEQTMFFINNENQDTDIEQEVDYCWNMNSKLLRDVDKLQTELGKYWSCNQLKTDSVETMSMRSDSGDEMPASAWGVDCATSNISERDALGVSLMFAKGNKVNSSKELETKLQKMCKDLEDVKLLNEQYKETCAIQLSQKQETETVCQEVEMETTQTILHLQEEVSNLQLELDKRLCSVAQENTELRNMVAAKEEKIRTLSLDWEKAIFELTTFLLDGSRSLKDACGQVKSISCSFPQVNARISEHIDLAVRNYLEKEETILQLQSSLEEAQKVVLDMELKLSSLKEATVALSECQQDSIEGTKEVIQLREMLTEKANMVWMLENEIKCKNNQLCKETKRADAVLLVAKWLTDSCNVGPVNDVGRDISIPELHVLTGVGSCTISENKNVVNNLILNYLIAQVESAKFEVLEMENALRAFFTNSETDTVAFQTGVLGLSSAYREVIQELVKDTQDIRKEVRDLKMHRRSFQCNTVDLQTANADIFQAFIDHHHTLRQIQDQCVDMNKRLHIIQKCIRTEDVSRFLLADEDLVDADELSADSSSVSELSAECDSIASTSKSDGSTYTYDFHSPGKVAEQMVHLKSDRGIVTQSDDKSSTISKLVKRPIHCGAAVSSLSKELDATHDSFHRLYVCLSALLRELDDGSCAYPKDLKKEASSFHLMRLNDGATCENETEVFNFGNIEPTDCFLTKFMEVHETVKEADITLHALTKALEDSKQLTATWKQVGESLMIERSSLAEEIQKLNSSMLHKEEENQLLQDHIHISLLEMSNLVSMLKQCFLQVQTDVEKKLMIMYSDILLMGQEMSNFMNCLRLSLEDICPQVVDERFESFVLYNCLVKEFISKVSSFSVNNNLHSPRQGNEFTGKRDQSLLIKNIPDEPSLPNVEIINENMALKKELQRKQELLEGLLFDFRLLQESASNSKDIKDQTEKLIFSLSQVRYELGQKTSQLEDILVQNRKLEGSLADTENALAKSNYELSLAKESIDKLSDQNAELRELLGELYAKKSEADEQVDEHKEVIKGLEKEIANLTTSLENQSLSLFASIENELTKVIMERDQLHEEVCILNDKLEMASSLADEKEAIAMEARQESESCKLYAEQKEEEVKILEHSVEELESTINVLEEKVHDMDEEVGRHRLLNDSLEMELQALKERLLLVKNVPQHAHSDNKSVHPDELISRQLPTKILELHEALNRIKFLEKENTEQDKEIKKYQEYISELVLHAEAQALQYQQKYKCLESMFCEVKAENSNSTSTVSTSEKMEKSSIRTRGSSSPFRCISNLVHQMHQEKEQELSAARSRVEELEALAASRLKEVCMLQTRLAAVESMTHDVIRDLLGVKLDITNYADLIDQNQIVKLLEDAHHQREEYSAKEKENLNLRLQINDLLEERESCISELKTKEADVIAAQIAVQQLQERDQLLSAQNEMLKTDKTNLMRKIAELDDMLKKLTGKQNTQHLSHSSRIQVQGKGALDSNNNGLNRRFSQAERLSRVNEELARYCKSAGSNSHR; translated from the exons ATGGTTTCATTTGAATTGGTGCAGGAAAACCTTTTTAGAGTTGCAGGAGTGTCAATGGTGGAGAATTGCTTGTCTGGTTACAACAGTTGTATCTTTGCCTATGGTCAG ACAGGTAGTGGCAAGACATATACCATGATGGGTGAGATTAAAGAAACAGATGGGAATCTTACCGATGATAGTGGGATAACACCAAGagtttttgattatttatttacaaGGATCAAAGTG GAAGAAGACAGCACGAGGGAATATAAGATGAAGTACAGTTGCAAGTGTTCCTTTTTGGAGATATACAATGAGCAAATAACAGATCTTTTGGAGCCTTCCTCAACTAATCTGCAG CTCAGAGAAGATTTGAAGAAGGGTGTATATGTAGAAAACCTTACTGAGCATAGTGTTGAAACTGTTAATGATGTTCTCCGTCTCTTGATACAG GGTGCTGCAAGCAGAAAAGTGGCTACAACTCGTATGAATTGTGAGAGCAGTAGGTCTCACAGTGTTTTCACTTGCATTATTGAAAGCAGATGGGAGAAAGATTCTATGATGCACTTTAGGTTTGCAAGGTTAAATTTAGTAGATCTGGCTGGTTCTGAAAG GCAGAAAAGCTCGGGAGCAGATAGTGAACGTTTGAAAGAAGCTGCAAATATAAACAAATCCTTGTCAACTCTTGG GTTGGTCATAATGTCTTTGGTGGACTTAGCACATGGGAAGCCAAGACATGTCCCCTACAGAGATTCAAGGCTTACATTTCTTCTTCAG GATTCTTTAGGTGGAAACTCAAAAACAATGATCATTGCAAATGTCAGCCCATCCATTTG CTCTGCTCATGAAACGTTAAGCACTCTGAAGTTTGCCCAGCGAGCCAAGCTCATTCAAAACAAT GCAAAAGTGAACGAAGATGCTTCTGGTGACATAAATGCATTGCAGTGGCAAATTCAGCAGTTGAAG AGTCAATTGTCCCTTCtgatgaaaaataaaaactttcCAACTCCACTATCAAATTTGGTGCCAAATTCCAAAAGCTGCAGTCGGAGTGAAAGTTCAGAAGGATATGATTCTTTGGGAAAATGTGTGACAGCTggccagaagatgcttctttcaaACAAAGAG ATTAAAAGCATGAAAGCTGCTTTGGTTGGAGccttgaggagagagaaaaacgcAGAAGCTGCAGTCCAGAATTTAAAGGCTGAAATTGAATGCTTGAACTCCTTG GCTCGACAAAGGGAAGAGGATGCTCGGCAGAGTTTAGTAATGCTGAGGCATTGTGAAGAGAAGATTAAAAACCTTGAACTACTGGTAGATGATAAACTGTCAGCTGAGAAATATCTCATAGAGGAAAACAAGGCCTTAAAGGAGAGGAACCAGTTGCTTCAAGAGAGTGTTGATAGAAACACAGAAGCAAGTCGACTTTCTTTGGAAAATGACAGACTTCTCCAGCAACTCCAACA ATTTGAAAGCTTCTATGAGcatggagagagagaaagattgCTGGCTGAACTCTCTGAATTGCGTGATCAG CTCCTTATTGCAAATCAAGAACAAACTATGTTTTTCATCAATAATGAAAATCAG GACACTGATATTGAACAAGAGGTAGATTATTGCTGGAACATGAATTCCAAGTTGCTTAG GGATGTAGATAAATTACAAACTGAACTTGGAAAGTATTGGAGCTGTAATCAATTAAAAACTGATTCT GTTGAAACAATGTCCATGAGAAGTGATTCTGGAGATGAGATGCCAGCCTCCGCATGGGGAGTCGATTGTGCGACATCAAATATATCAGAAAGAGATGCTTTGGGTGTCTCATTAATgtttgctaaaggtaataaagTAAACAGCAGCAAAGAGTTGGAAACTAAATTGCAAAAAATGTGTAAGGATCTTGAGGATGTTAAGTTGCTTAATGAGCAATATAAAGAGACATGCGCAATACAGTTATCTCAGAAACAGGAGACTGAAACAGTCTGTCAAGAGGTTGAGATGGAGACAACCCAAACAATTCTTCATTTGCAGGAAGAGGTTTCTAATCTTCAGTTGGAGTTGGACAAAAGGTTATGCTCCGTGGCTCAAGAAAATACAGAGCTAAGAAATATGGTTGcggcaaaagaagaaaaaattagaaCACTGTCTTTGGATTGGGAGAAAGCAATCTTTGAACTGACAACGTTCCTTTTAGATGGCTCCAGGTCTCTTAAAGATGCCTGTGGACAAGTGAAAAGCATTTCTTGTTCATTTCCTCAGGTCAATGCTAGGATTAGTGAACATATTGATCTGGCTGTAAGAAATTATCTTGAGAAGGAAGAAACAATTCTGCAGCTACAAAGTAGTTTGGAAGAGGCACAAAAAGTGGtgttggacatggagttgaaattaAGTTCCTTAAAGGAAGCTACTGTAGCCTTAAGTGAATGTCAACAAGACAGCATAGAAGGCACCAAAGAGGTAATTCAGTTAAGAGAGATGCTGACTGAGAAGGCCAATATGGTATGGATGCTGGAAAATGAAATAAAGTGTAAAAACAATCAACTTTGTAAAGAAACTAAACGAGCTGATGCCGTACTCCTTGTAGCCAAATGGCTTACCGATAGTTGTAATGTAGGTCCTGTCAATGATGTTGGAAGAGATATTTCCATCCCTGAACTACATGTGCTTACAGGAGTAGGCAGTTGTACTATTTCTGAGAATAAGAATGTTGTAAATAATCTTATACTAAATTACCTAATAGCTCAAGTTGAGTCAGCAAAGTTTGAAGTACTGGAGATGGAGAATGCTCTAAGAGCATTTTTTACCAATTCAGAAACAGATACAGTAGCCTTCCAAACTGGTGTCTTAGGTCTTTCTTCTGCTTACAGGGAGGTAATTCAGGAGTTGGTTAAAGATACACAGGACATCAGGAAAGAAGTAAGGGATCTGAAGATGCATCGAAGAAGTTTCCAGTGTAATACGGTTGACTTGCAAACTGCAAATGCAGACATTTTTCAGGCGTTTATTGATCATCATCACACTCTTCGTCAGATACAAGACCAATGTGTAGATATGAATAAAAGATTGCATATTATACAAAAATGTATTAGAACAGAAGATGTGTCTAGGTTTTTACTGGCAGATGAAGATCTTGTAGATGCTGATGAATTGAGTGCTGATAGCTCTTCAGTCTCTGAGTTGTCAGCTGAATGCGACAGCATTGCTTCCACAAGCAAGTCAGATGGGTCAACATATACCTACGATTTTCATTCTCCTGGAAAAGTAGCTGAACAGATGGTGCATCTGAAATCTGATAGAGGCATTGTAACTCAATCTGATGATAAATCATCAACTATAAGCAAACTTGTGAAAAGGCCAATCCATTGTGGTGCAGCAGTGTCCTCTCTAAGTAAAGAATTAGATGCAACACATGATAGTTTCCATAGACTCTATGTCTGTCTGTCTGCACTCCTTAGAGAATTGGATGATGGATCATGTGCTTACCCAAAAG ATCTCAAGAAGGAGGCTTCATCTTTCCATTTGATGAGGCTGAATGATGGAGCAACTTGTGAGAACGAGACAGAG GTATTTAATTTTGGGAACATTGAGCCCACTGATTGCTTCTTAACCAAATTTATGGAAGTTCATGAAACGGTCAAGGAAGCAGATATTACACTGCATGCTTTGACAAAAGCACTTGAAGATTCAAAACAGTTGACTGCTACATGGAAGCAGGTTGGTGAAAGTTTGATGATTGAGAGATCAAGCTTGGCAGAAGAGATTCAAAAACTCAATTCTTCAATGCTTCATAAAGAAGAAGAGAATCAATTACTGCAGGATCACATCCATATCTCTTTGTTAGAGATGTCAAACTTGGTTTCAATGCTAAAACAGTGTTTCTTGCAAGTTCAAACTGATGTTGAGAAGAAACTCATGATAATGTACTCTGATATTCTTCTGATGGGACAGGAGATGTCAAACTTTATGAATTGCCTGAGGTTATCATTAGAAGATATTTGCCCTCAGGTTGTGGATGAAAGGTTTGAATCTTTTGTTCTGTACAACTGCTTGGTGAAAGAGTTTATAAGTAAAGTTTCCAGCTTTAGTGTAAACAACAATTTGCATTCACCCCGGCAAGGTAATGAGTTCACAGGGAAACGAGATCAAAGTCTGTTAATCAAGAATATACCCGACGAGCCAAGTTTGCCCAATGTTGAGATAATAAATGAGAACATGGCTCTTAAAAAAGAGTTACAGAGGAAACAAGAGTTATTAGAGGGTTTACTTTTTGACTTTAGGCTGTTGCAGGAATCTGCTTCAAACAGTAAGGATATAAAGGACCAGACTGAGAAGTTAATATTTTCTCTAAGCCAAGTTCGGTATGAACTAGGACAAAAAACAAGTCAGCTAGAAGATATATTGGTCCAAAACAGAAAACTGGAAGGTTCTCTTGCTGACACAGAAAATGCTTTAGCTAAGTCAAATTATGAGCTTAGTCTTGCTAAAGAATCAATTGACAAACTGTCTGATCAAAATGCTGAGCTGAGGGAGCTATTGGGAGAACTCTATGCAAAGAAATCTGAAGCTGACGAGCAAGTGGACGAACATAAAGAGGTGATTAAGGGCTTGGAAAAAGAGATTGCTAATTTGACCACTTCACTAGAGAATCAGTCACTCTCTTTGTTTGCTAGCATTGAGAATGAATTAACAAAGGTGATAATGGAGAGAGACCAACTACATGAAGAAGTTTGTATCTTGAATGATAAGCTTGAGATGGCTTCTTCATTGGCTGATGAAAAGGAAGCTATTGCTATGGAAGCTCGTCAG GAATCAGAGTCATGTAAGCTTTATGCTGAGCAAAAGGAAGAGGAAGTCAAGATTCTGGAACATTCTGTTGAGGAGCTTGAGAGTACAATAAATGTATTGGAGGAAAAG GTGCATGATATGGATGAGGAGGTGGGTAGACACCGTTTACTCAATGATTCTCTAGAAATGGAACTTCAAGCATTGAAAGAGAGATTATTGTTGGTTAAAAATGTACCTCAGCATGCACATTCAGATAACAAAAGTGTTCATCCTGATGAGCTGATATCTAG GCAACTACCCACTAAAATATTGGAACTTCATGAGGCACTAAATCGGATAAAGTTTCTTGAAAAGGAAAATACAGAGCAAGATAAGGAG ATTAAAAAGTATCAAGAGTACATCTCCGAACTTGTATTGCATGCTGAAGCTCAAGCGTTGCAGTACCAACAGAAG TACAAGTGCCTCGAGTCCATGTTTTGTGAAGTGAAAGCAGAAAATTCAAACTCAACATCAACAGTATCAacatcagagaaaatggagaaaAGCTCAATAAGGACAAGAGGCTCAAGCTCACCATTCAGATGTATTTCGAATCTTGTTCATCAGATGCATCAGGAGAAAGAACAAGAATTATCAGCAGCAAGGTCTCGTGTGGAAGAACTTGAAGCACTTGCAGCTAGCCGGCTAAAGGAG GTCTGCATGTTGCAAACAAGGCTTGCTGCTGTTGAAAGCATGACTCATGATGTCATTCGAGACCTTCTAGGTgtcaaactggacattaccaacTATGCT GATTTGATAGATCAAAATCAAATTGTAAAATTGTTAGAAGATgctcatcatcaaagagaagaaTATTCTGCAAAG GAAAAAGAGAACCTCAACCTGAGGCTGCAGATTAATGATCTCCTTGAAGAAAGAGAAAG CTGCATATCGGAACTCAAAACTAAAGAGGCAGATGTAATTGCTGCTCAAATTGCAGTGCAGCAACTTCAAGAGCGAGATCAGTTGCTTTCTGCACAGAATGAAATGTTGAAG ACGGATAAGACCAACCTCATGCGGAAGATTGCAGAATTGGATGACATGCTGAAAAAACTTACTGGGAAACAAAACACCCAACATCTTTCTCATTCGTCAAGAATTCAG GTACAGGGTAAGGGTGCTTTGGATTCCAATAACAATGGACTCAATAGGAGATTTTCACAAGCTGAACGACTTTCTCGAGTTAATGAGGAACTTGCTCGGTATTGTAAATCAGCTGGTAGTAATTCACACCGCTAA